In the genome of Enterococcus sp. DIV2402, the window TCGTGAAGCATACCCAGGGGATGTGTTCTACTTGCATTCACGTTTATTAGAACGTGCAGCGAAATTAAGTGATGATTTAGGTGGTGGTTCAATGACTGCCTTGCCATTTGTTGAAACACAAGCAGGAGATATTTCTGCTTATATTCCGACAAACGTTATTTCAATTACAGATGGACAAATTTTCTTAGAAAGTGACTTATTCTATTCAGGTGTTCGTCCAGCCGTAGCTGCTGGATTATCTGTCTCACGGGTAGGTGGTTCTGCGCAAATTAAAGCAATGAAAAAAGTTGCGGGTACATTGCGTTTAGATTTAGCTAGTTACCGTGAATTAGAAGCCTTCACTCAATTTGGTTCTGATTTAGATGCTGCGACACAAGCGAAGTTAAATCGTGGTCGTCGTACAGTTGAAATTCTAAAACAAAAATCACATGCGCCACTTCCTGTAGAAAAACAGGTTGTTATCTTATACGCATTAACACGTGGATTTATTGATAGCGTACCTGTAAATAGTATTTTGGACTTTGAATCAGAATTATTCGATTATTTGGAAGCAAATTATGCACATTTATTTGAAACAATTCGTACAACGCATGATTTACCAGCTGAAGCTGATATGAATCAAGCAATTAAAGAATTCCAAGAATTATTTATGGCAGGAAAAAGCAATCAAAACAAAGAGTTTATTAAAGAACATTTAGCGACGATGGAGCAATCGTAAAAGAGGTGAAGAATAATGGGTGCTTCTCTAAATGAAATAAAACAACGGATTACTTCCACAAAGAAGACCAGTCAAATCACCAGAGCGATGCAAATGGTATCGGCTTCGAAACTGACAAAATCAGAAGCGCACTCTAGCCAGTTTCAAATTTACGCAAAAAAAGTGCGTGAATTAGTGACACATATTACTACCAGTCAGTTAATTGAGATGGAAAAATCAGAAAAGAAACAAGAACTAGACTTTAATAGTATGTTAGTTAGTCGACCAGTGAAAAAAACAGGATATATTGTTATTACTTCAGATGGTGGATTAGTTGGCGGATATAATAGCTCTATTTTAAAACAAATGATGACGATGTTAGCAAAAGATCATAAATCTTCTAACGAATATGTAATGATTTCGATTGGAGCAACCGGGGCTGAATTTTTTAAAGCACGGGATATCCCATTAGCGTATGAATTACGTAACTTGTCAGATCAGCCAAGTTTTGAAGAAGTAAGAAAAATTGTTAATATGACTGTTTCAATGTATCAAAATGAAGTGTTTGATGAGTTATATGTTTGTTATAACCATCATGTCAATTCACTAACAAGTCAATTCCGAATGGAAAAAATGTTGCCTATTACAACAATTAATCCGGAAGAAGCTAAAACGTATGAACAAGAATACATTTTTGAACCTTCTAAAGAAGCAATTTTAAACCAGTTGCTTCCACAATATGCAGAAAGTTTGATCTATGGAGCAATTGTTGATGCGAAAACTGCTGAGCATGCTGCGGGTATGACCGCAATGAAAACAGCAACAGATAATGCAGGAAATATTATTGATGATTTAACGATTTCTTATAATCGTGCACGTCAAGGGGCAATTACCCAAGAAATTACTGAAATTGTGGGTGGAGCAGCAGCTCTCGAATAATTTCGTGAATGAATGGAGGAAAACAAATGAGTTCAGGCAAGATTGTTCAAGTCATCGGTCCCGTAGTTGACGTGGAATTTTCTTTGGACCAATCCTTACCAGATATCAACAATGCGTTGGTAGTCTACAAAAAGAATGATGAAAAAACGAAAGTTGTACTTGAAACAGCATTAGAGCTTGGTGACGGCGTCGTGCGTACGATTGCAATGGCATCTACAGATGGCTTACAACGTGGTATGGAAGTCATCGATACAGGAGCTTCAATTTCTGTTCCTGTTGGGAAAGAAACGTTAGGTCGTGTATTTAATGTTTTAGGAGATACAATTGATTTAGATGAACCATTTCCTGAAAAAGTAGAGCGCAGTGGTATTCATAAAAAAGCACCTGATTTTGATGAATTAAGTACAAGTACAGAAATTCTTGAAACTGGAATCAAAGTTATCGATTTATTAGCACCTTACTTAAAAGGTGGTAAAGTTGGTTTATTCGGTGGTGCCGGTGTAGGTAAAACGGTATTAATCCAAGAATTAATTAATAACATTGCACAAGAACATGGTGGGATTTCAGTATTTTCAGGTGTCGGTGAGCGTACGCGTGAAGGAAATGACCTTTATTACGAAATGAAAGAATCAGGCGTTATCGAAAAAACAGCCATGGTTTTTGGGCAAATGAATGAACCACCAGGCGCACGTATGCGTGTAGCATTGACTGGTTTGACGATTGCAGAATATTTCCGTGATGTGGAAGGACAAGACGTATTGTTATTTATTGATAACATTTTCCGTTTTACGCAAGCTGGTTCGGAAGTTTCAGCGCTGTTAGGTCGTATGCCTTCAGCGGTGGGGTATCAACCAACATTGGCTACTGAAATGGGTCAATTACAAGAACGTATTACTTCAACGAAAAAAGGTTCAATTACATCCATTCAAGCGATTTATGTACCTGCCGATGACTATACGGACCCGGCGCCAGCAACTGCATTTGCGCATTTGGATGCGACAACCAACTTAGAACGTAAATTAACAGAACAAGGGATTTATCCTGCGGTAGACCCATTAGCATCTTCTTCTAGTGCCTTAGCACCTGAAATTGTTGGTGAAGAGCATTATCAAGTGGCTAGTGAAGTACAACGTACATTGCAACGCTATCGTGAATTACAAGATATTATCGCTATCTTAGGGATGGATGAATTATCTGATGAAGAAAAAGTCTTGGTATCACGTGCCCGTCGTATCCAATTTTTCTTATCGCAAAACTTCCACGTAGCTGAACAGTTTACAGGCCAACCTGGTTCATATGTTCCTGTTAAAGAAACAATCAAAGGGTTCAGAGAAATCCTTGATGGAAAATATGATGAACTTCCAGAAGAAGCTTTCCGTAGTGTCGGACGTATCGAAGAAGTAGTTGAAAAAGCGAAAAACTTAGGATACTAGAAAGAGGTGCCTTATGGATCAACATTTAACGGTCAATATTGTGACACCTAGTGGCGTGGTGTATAATCATCATGCGAAAATCGTTGTAGTCAAGACAATAGATGGTGAAATGGGGATTTTACCTCATCATGCTCCAATCATTGCACCATTAATTATCGATGAAGTACGCATCAATCGAATCGATTCAGAAAATCATATTGATTGGGTTGCTGTAAATGGCGGAATAATGGAAGTGCGTGATAATATCGTTACGATTATTGCGGATAGTGCAGAACGTGAGCGTGAAATTGATATTGCACGTGCTCAACGTGCAAAAGAACGTGCCGAACGAATGATTGCTGAAGCGAAAGCCCACGATAATGTGGATGAATTAAAACGAGCGACAGTGGCGTTACATCGCGCGTTGAATCGAATCAATGTGTCAAATCATCTTTAAAAATGAGAACTTTCTCTTTATGAGAAGGTTCTTTTTTTTAATGTAGTCTAGGGAATTATCTGTAAAAAAGTAAGTATAAGAGTTGATATAACAAGATTTTTAGCAAATGGTAATCATGATAAAATAATTAAAAAGTTTTTTAAAAAATGTTTTAAAAACTTTTTGCGGGGACAATATTTTTTTATTTTCTTGATTTATGGTATTATCTATATGTTGAATTTTCGTAAAGAAGGAGTTTTTGTATGCAAGTTTATGGTATTGATGCATTCATCCGAATTGTTAGTCATTTAGCTTTTATTTATCTAGCTTTTTGGGCGTTAGGTTCTGTGAGAATCGAAACGTTTTTTAAAGCCCTTCATACAACGCAAATTCGCTTAATTCTTGTGTTAATTTCGGTGGCAATTGGTTTTACCGCCAGCAATTTTTTTCTAGAAATTATTATTTTATGCAAGAATTTATTTTTAGTAGGTTTTTAACAGTACTGCTTGCTATTTAAAATAAAATGAATATGCTATAATAAAAAAGATTTTGATTGAAATGTCACATAGCGTTCTATTTGGAGGGAACAAGATGGAAGAGATTATCGTTCAAGGTGGTAATCAGTTAAAAGGAACTGTAAAAATTGAAGGAGCAAAGAATGCGGTGTTACCGATCTTAGCTGCCACTTTATTAGCTGAAGAAGGCACAACAACATTAAAAAATGTCCCAATTCTTTCAGACGTATTTACAATGAACAAAGTGATTCAACACTTAAATGTAGATGTTGATTTTGATACTGATAAAAATGAAGTTGTCATTGATGCATCACGACAATTAGAAATTGAAGCGCCGTATGAATATGTTAGCAAAATGCGTGCCTCAATTGTTGTAATGGGTCCTTTATTGGCTCGTAATGGTCATGCAAAAGTTGCAATGCCAGGTGGATGTGCCATTGGAAAACGTCCGATTGATTTACATTTAAAAGGATTCCAAGCTTTAGGTGCTGAAATTATTCAAAAAGATGGTTACATTGAAGCTATTGCAGATGAATTAAAAGGCAATAATATCTATTTAGACTTTCCTAGCGTAGGAGCTACTCAAAATATTATGATGGCTGCTGTCAAAGCGAAAGGGACAACAATTATTGATAACGTAGCTAGAGAACCTGAAATTGTAGATCTTGCGAATATTTTAAATAAAATGGGTGCAAAGATTTATGGTGCGGGAACTGAAACAATGCGTATTGAAGGTGTAGATCATTTACATGCAGTTAATCATGCAATTGTACAAGATCGTATTGAAGCAGGAACATTTATGGTAGCTGCTGCTATGACAGAAGGTAATGTGTTAATTCAAGATGCTATTTCGGAACATAATCGTCCGTTGTTGTCTAAATTAATCGAAATGGGTGCTAAAGTAATTGAAGAAGACAATGGTGTACGTATCATTGGACCAAAAGAACTAAAAGCAACAGATGTTAAGACAATGCCACATCCAGGCTTCCCAACAGATATGCAAGCTCAAATGACGGCAATTCAAGTCATTGCTAACGGGACAAGTGTTGTTACTGAGACAGTTTTTGAGAATCGCTTCCAACATTTAGATGAGATGGTTCGTATGAATGCTCATGTTAAAATCGATGGGAACGTAGCGATTATTGAAGGTGGACATCAATTACAAGGTTCTTTAGTTTATGCAACTGATTTACGTGCTGCGGCAGCTTTGATTTTGGCTGGCTTAAAAGCAACGGGTCGTACACGCGTGCGCAATTTGAAATATTTAGATCGTGGTTATTATAAATTCCACGAAAAATTACAAAAATTGGGTGCAAATGTAGAGCGAGTGAACAGCTCTAAAGAAGCTGTAGAAGAAGCGGTTGTTGCACAACCATAAGGAGGATGGCAGAATGGAAATAAGCGAAGACATTCTTAAAACCCTAATTAAAATTCTATCCATCGTATTTGGCGCTATTTTGTTGTTTTTCATCGGTTTAATGATTGGATACGGTGTGATTGGAGATGGATCTCCGTTCCACGTTTTCAATCGCGAGCTATGGCAACATATTCTAGATTTTTTTAATATATAAAGTGAAGGGGAAAGACAGGTTTGAGACTGTTTTTCTCTTTTTATTTTAGTAATTTTTAAGTTTGTATCAAGAACTAAAAAAAGATATACTTTGAATGAAAAGAGGGAAAAGCATGCAAAAGATATTAATTTATTTTGTTCGAGGGTACCAACGGTTCATTTCGCCA includes:
- a CDS encoding F0F1 ATP synthase subunit gamma, yielding MGASLNEIKQRITSTKKTSQITRAMQMVSASKLTKSEAHSSQFQIYAKKVRELVTHITTSQLIEMEKSEKKQELDFNSMLVSRPVKKTGYIVITSDGGLVGGYNSSILKQMMTMLAKDHKSSNEYVMISIGATGAEFFKARDIPLAYELRNLSDQPSFEEVRKIVNMTVSMYQNEVFDELYVCYNHHVNSLTSQFRMEKMLPITTINPEEAKTYEQEYIFEPSKEAILNQLLPQYAESLIYGAIVDAKTAEHAAGMTAMKTATDNAGNIIDDLTISYNRARQGAITQEITEIVGGAAALE
- the atpD gene encoding F0F1 ATP synthase subunit beta, with protein sequence MSSGKIVQVIGPVVDVEFSLDQSLPDINNALVVYKKNDEKTKVVLETALELGDGVVRTIAMASTDGLQRGMEVIDTGASISVPVGKETLGRVFNVLGDTIDLDEPFPEKVERSGIHKKAPDFDELSTSTEILETGIKVIDLLAPYLKGGKVGLFGGAGVGKTVLIQELINNIAQEHGGISVFSGVGERTREGNDLYYEMKESGVIEKTAMVFGQMNEPPGARMRVALTGLTIAEYFRDVEGQDVLLFIDNIFRFTQAGSEVSALLGRMPSAVGYQPTLATEMGQLQERITSTKKGSITSIQAIYVPADDYTDPAPATAFAHLDATTNLERKLTEQGIYPAVDPLASSSSALAPEIVGEEHYQVASEVQRTLQRYRELQDIIAILGMDELSDEEKVLVSRARRIQFFLSQNFHVAEQFTGQPGSYVPVKETIKGFREILDGKYDELPEEAFRSVGRIEEVVEKAKNLGY
- a CDS encoding F0F1 ATP synthase subunit epsilon, which translates into the protein MDQHLTVNIVTPSGVVYNHHAKIVVVKTIDGEMGILPHHAPIIAPLIIDEVRINRIDSENHIDWVAVNGGIMEVRDNIVTIIADSAEREREIDIARAQRAKERAERMIAEAKAHDNVDELKRATVALHRALNRINVSNHL
- a CDS encoding DUF1146 family protein; translation: MQVYGIDAFIRIVSHLAFIYLAFWALGSVRIETFFKALHTTQIRLILVLISVAIGFTASNFFLEIIILCKNLFLVGF
- the murA gene encoding UDP-N-acetylglucosamine 1-carboxyvinyltransferase, encoding MEEIIVQGGNQLKGTVKIEGAKNAVLPILAATLLAEEGTTTLKNVPILSDVFTMNKVIQHLNVDVDFDTDKNEVVIDASRQLEIEAPYEYVSKMRASIVVMGPLLARNGHAKVAMPGGCAIGKRPIDLHLKGFQALGAEIIQKDGYIEAIADELKGNNIYLDFPSVGATQNIMMAAVKAKGTTIIDNVAREPEIVDLANILNKMGAKIYGAGTETMRIEGVDHLHAVNHAIVQDRIEAGTFMVAAAMTEGNVLIQDAISEHNRPLLSKLIEMGAKVIEEDNGVRIIGPKELKATDVKTMPHPGFPTDMQAQMTAIQVIANGTSVVTETVFENRFQHLDEMVRMNAHVKIDGNVAIIEGGHQLQGSLVYATDLRAAAALILAGLKATGRTRVRNLKYLDRGYYKFHEKLQKLGANVERVNSSKEAVEEAVVAQP
- a CDS encoding DNA-directed RNA polymerase subunit beta, which gives rise to MEISEDILKTLIKILSIVFGAILLFFIGLMIGYGVIGDGSPFHVFNRELWQHILDFFNI